Sequence from the Thermococcus sp. genome:
CGCGCTTTCCGCACTCGTTCTCATCGCACTCAAACTTAAAAGGAACGCCGGGGGCGAACTCTATTGGCAGGCTCAGCCCCTCGGCGTTGTATATAAATCCCTTCATTTCAATCCAACCTTATGAGGCTTTCAACGGGGAACTCGTATTCCTCCCGGAGTTTCTCCACGATGTCACCAACGCTTATGAGAAAGAACATGCCTACCGGCTTTGCACCCGCCTGCCTCGTCATCTCCACGAGGGCCCTCTGGGTTTCTCCGCTCCTTATGACGTCGTCAACTATGAGTACGTTCTCTCCCTTCTTCAGTGCCCACTGGGGCAGGTAGAGCGTCATGACACTCCCCGAGGCACTTGGGACGTAGCTGACCTCGTAGAACTTCTCAACACCGACTTCTTTCTTCTTCTTGGCGTATACGACATCAACCCCAAGTTCTCTCGCTATATGAACACCCAAGGGTATGCCATCTGTTGCTGCTGTTAAAACTTTGTCAACATCTTTATCAAAGTATCTTCCCGCGACTTCTTCGGCTATGAGGCTCATGAGAGCAGTATCACTAAGAACGGACATATTGTCAAAAAATCCGTGTCTGTCAAACTTTATCCTCTTCTTAACTTCCTCCTCAAGGTTTATGTAAGGCAGAAGGAGTTCGAGTAGTTCCTTTGTTCTCTCAGCGCTTGGCAGAACCTTTCCACGAACGTATCTATTCAATACCGTTATTGGAAGACCGGTTATTTTAGATAGTTCTTCGTAGGTGTAACTTTTCTTTAGGAGCCTTAAGATTCTGATGAGTCTGAGCTTTTCTTGAACGGACTTCAACTGGCTCATTCTCTCACCTCCGCGTGCCCGTGGTTTAACAAAAAAATGTATAAATACGTTTCGGTTCACCCGAGAACCTTTCGGCGGTAGCTCTCTATGATATCCTGGTATTCCTTCAGAAGAAACTCCTTGGTTACGGGTTTTCCCTCAGGATGGTCAAGTCCGGGACAGAAGGAATCCTCCTTCACGTAGATTTCCATCTTTTTTCCATGCTTAACGAAGATAAACGGATAGAGCCTACAGGCGAGGGGACGGTGGTCGTAGATTTTGCACCTTTTCGTTTCGGGGTCGAGGAAGATACACGCCCCATCGAAGGGTCTCTTTCTTATTGCGTAGCCGAGGAATTTGTTTCCCCTGTAGAAGAGCTTCTCGTAGTCAACGAACTCCCAGGCATTGTAGCCGAGCTCCTCGATTTTGGCTATATCTTCATCCCGCAGGGGAATTTCAAGCTCATAACAGCATTTGCCACAGTTTTCAACGCATTTAAATTTAAAAGATGGGTCGTAGTCCACTTCAAGTGTTTCTAAATCAATGGTTGCGACCCATCTTTTCACTACTTCACCCCCGATATGTGCTGGCTATCAGAGTTTCGGTCATCTCGATTTCCTTTATTTTTCTGAGGGTTTCGTCGTGGAACTTGTCCAAGTCGTCAATGGTCGGAACCTCAACGCGAAGGATTATGTCGTATTCCCCGTAAACCCTGTACGCCTCCTTGACTCTAGGATCGTTCTTAAGCTTCTCATAGACTTTTTCTTCATTTCCGGGCTTAACAACTATCAGGACAAAGGCCTCAATCATATCCCAAACCCCCCAAGGTTGAATTTTTTGGCCATCTTGGCGAGTTTTCTCTTGTTCATACTCTTAAACATCTTCTTCATTTGGTTGTACTGGTTTAAAAGCTCTCTGACTTCAGCGGTGCTCGTTCCCGAACCTCTGGCTATTCTCTTTATCCTTGAGTAGTTGATTATCTCCGGGTGTTCAAGCTCCTCTTCGGTCATGGAGTCCATAATCACGCGGTATCTTTTCAGCTTCTCCTCGCCAACCCTTATTGCGTCGTCGGGCAAAGAGTAACCGAGACCCGGAATCATCTGGAGTATCTGCTTTAGCGGTCCCATCTTCTGCATCGCTTCAAGCTGGACGTACATGTCCTTGAGGTTGAATTTGCCCTTGAGGAACTTCTCCACGTCCTCTTCCTTGAACTCCTGCTGTTTCTGGAGCTCTTCAATCTTCTCCAAGAGACCCTGAATGTCACCAAGGCCGAGGAGCCTTGATACGAAGCGCTTGGGGTCGAAAGGCTCCAAATCGTCTATTCTCTCACCGACGCCTATGAACTTAATCGGTGCACCTGTTGCGGCAACTGCAGAGAGGGCACCTCCACCCTTTGCGCTTCCGTCGAGCTTCGTCACTATTATTGAGCCTATCGGGGTAGCCTCCTTAAATGCCAGCGCCTGGTTGTATGCCTGCTGACCAATGGTTCCGTCTATGACAAGGATGACCTCGTGGGGCTTTATTGCCTCGCTTATCTGCCTCATCTCCTCGATTAGTCCTTTCTCTTCCTTGTGCCTTCCGGCAGAGTCCACGATGATAACATCAACGCCCTTCTCGCGGAAGTGCTCAACTCCCTCTCTTGCGAGCTTAACCGCGTCCTTCTCCTCTGGATTTCCAAAGACCTCAATACCGTACGGGTCGAGGAGCTGTCTGAGCTGATGGTAGGCTCCGGGACGCCAGGTGTCGGAGCATACGACGCCGACCTTGTAGCCCCTCTTCTGAAGGTATCTCGCAAGCTTCGCCACACTGGTCGTCTTTCCCGAACCCTGAATACCCACAGTAAGCAGAACGGTTGGCTTCTCCTTTATCTCGAGGGGCTTCGCCTCTGTTCCAAGGAACTTTGTGAGCTCCTCGTAGACTATTTTGATTATGTGCTCCTTCCTGCTTACGCCCGCGGGCGGTTCCTCCTCAAGGGCCCTTTTCTGTATCGTCTTAGTGAGCTGTAGGACAAGTTTAACGTTGACGTCCGCCTGCAGAAGGGCCCTCTGGATGTCCCTGACCACTTCCTTTATCGTTGCCTCATCAACAGTTCCGGAGCGGGCGAGTTTTTTAAGGGCGTTGTTGAGGGCCTTTCCGAGCTTTTCTAATGCCATCTCACCACCGCTACTATGATGGTTGAGAAGTTTATAAACGGTTGGGTGAGCAATCTATGTATAAATGCATTCATTTTCTCGAAATAGAGACTTTATACCTCTGTTTTCTGAACAAACATATACATTAAAGTCCAAAAACCGTCCTGAGACACTTTTTGAGCGAGCATAGCTCTGAAAATGTCATTTCTGCTAAAAACAGCGCTGAAAACCTTTTTAAACTGGAAAAAGCCTATAACATTATGGAAAAAACGGAAAGGAGGTGAGAAACATGATTTGGCCGATGGTCATGTACGAGTACATGCTCATGCGTGAGAAAAAGAGGAGGAAACCAATCCCGGAGGAACTCGAGTACGTCGAGATGCTCGAGTGAACTATTTAAGGGTCTTTTCTATTTCCTTCCGGTGATGCTATGAGGATTCATCACGAGTGCGTTGCCTGTGCTATAAACCAGTGTCAGAAGATAGTTGAAATGAGTCTGGCAGATGAAGCCTCCCGCAGGAAGGCAATGTTGTTCTCGCTGAAGCGTGCCTCGGAGCTTTTCTCTGAGGATTCCATTCCAGCGGTCGTCGGTGGCCTTCTTTTCCTCGACCTCTACGACTTTATTGGAAACAACGACCCCTTTGAGAACTACAAGAGGGTTTCCAATGAGGTTGCAAAAGGGCTCGTTGGCCATTTCAGTGGCGCTGACCTGGGGATGGCGTTAAAGCTGGCAATAGCCGGTAACGTTGTTGACTTCTCGACCGGTTACAACCCCGAGAAGCTTGAAGGGGATATAAAACGGGTTCTTGAAGAAGACCTTTACATAGACCACAGCGATGAGCTTTTTAGGAGGCTTAAGGGCGCGAAAACCCTCCTTTACCTTGTGGACAACTGCGGTGAAATATACTTTGACAGGCTTTTCATTGAGCAATTACTTGAGGAGTTCCCCCATCTCAGGGTTACCGTGGCCGGA
This genomic interval carries:
- a CDS encoding Lrp/AsnC ligand binding domain-containing protein, with the translated sequence MIEAFVLIVVKPGNEEKVYEKLKNDPRVKEAYRVYGEYDIILRVEVPTIDDLDKFHDETLRKIKEIEMTETLIASTYRG
- a CDS encoding signal recognition particle protein Srp54: MALEKLGKALNNALKKLARSGTVDEATIKEVVRDIQRALLQADVNVKLVLQLTKTIQKRALEEEPPAGVSRKEHIIKIVYEELTKFLGTEAKPLEIKEKPTVLLTVGIQGSGKTTSVAKLARYLQKRGYKVGVVCSDTWRPGAYHQLRQLLDPYGIEVFGNPEEKDAVKLAREGVEHFREKGVDVIIVDSAGRHKEEKGLIEEMRQISEAIKPHEVILVIDGTIGQQAYNQALAFKEATPIGSIIVTKLDGSAKGGGALSAVAATGAPIKFIGVGERIDDLEPFDPKRFVSRLLGLGDIQGLLEKIEELQKQQEFKEEDVEKFLKGKFNLKDMYVQLEAMQKMGPLKQILQMIPGLGYSLPDDAIRVGEEKLKRYRVIMDSMTEEELEHPEIINYSRIKRIARGSGTSTAEVRELLNQYNQMKKMFKSMNKRKLAKMAKKFNLGGFGI
- a CDS encoding YkgJ family cysteine cluster protein, which encodes MKRWVATIDLETLEVDYDPSFKFKCVENCGKCCYELEIPLRDEDIAKIEELGYNAWEFVDYEKLFYRGNKFLGYAIRKRPFDGACIFLDPETKRCKIYDHRPLACRLYPFIFVKHGKKMEIYVKEDSFCPGLDHPEGKPVTKEFLLKEYQDIIESYRRKVLG
- a CDS encoding phosphoribosyltransferase family protein encodes the protein MSQLKSVQEKLRLIRILRLLKKSYTYEELSKITGLPITVLNRYVRGKVLPSAERTKELLELLLPYINLEEEVKKRIKFDRHGFFDNMSVLSDTALMSLIAEEVAGRYFDKDVDKVLTAATDGIPLGVHIARELGVDVVYAKKKKEVGVEKFYEVSYVPSASGSVMTLYLPQWALKKGENVLIVDDVIRSGETQRALVEMTRQAGAKPVGMFFLISVGDIVEKLREEYEFPVESLIRLD
- a CDS encoding damage-control phosphatase gives rise to the protein MRIHHECVACAINQCQKIVEMSLADEASRRKAMLFSLKRASELFSEDSIPAVVGGLLFLDLYDFIGNNDPFENYKRVSNEVAKGLVGHFSGADLGMALKLAIAGNVVDFSTGYNPEKLEGDIKRVLEEDLYIDHSDELFRRLKGAKTLLYLVDNCGEIYFDRLFIEQLLEEFPHLRVTVAGKEGPIINDATVEDLVNAGFGELAEVISTGSRLPGTPIEHVSDEFLEVFRSVDVIIAKGQANFETLSELNDSRIFFLLKAKCPAIAREIGVPMGSLLCLNSYLR